AAATTGCAGCTGCAGATCTTAAAGTATATGGTAATCTTCTAATTACAAAAGATATTACAATTATAATTGCTGTTCCACTTAGTAATAATGGTTTACTATTAAAAGCTAATAGTAAAGTTATACCGATTACAGATCCAGGTATAATATATGGGAACATTGTCATTGTATCAATAATTCCTGTTAAAAAATTTTTCTTTCTTGTTGAAATATATGCAATAAACATTCCTAATAAAATTATTATTACAATTGCTGTTCCACCATATAAATATGTATTAAAAATAGCATTTCCCATTCTAGAGAAAACTTTTTCATAGCTTTCTAGAGAGAACTCTCTTACAAACATTGAACCTCTAGTCTTTAAAAATGATGTATAAATTACTGTAATTTGAGGTATTATTGATAAAATAACAACAAAATAGATAAATATATGCATCAATATTCCTTTAGTTCCTTTTAACTCTTTAGGTTGAATAGGTCTCAGAGAACTCATTACAAAGGATTTTTTATTAACTATATATTTCTGCCCTAAAAAAAGCACTATTGTTATAAACACTAGAACAGTTGCCATAGCAGCAGCAAAGTTAGCGTTTCCTCCCATCTCTCCTACAAACTCCGAATAAATTAGTACTGGCATAACATTATACCCCTCTCCTATCAACATTGGAGTTCCAAAGTCTGCCATAGCATTCATAAATACTAATAACCCTCCAGACATAAGTGTAGGTAAAATCAAAGGCATAATAATAGTAGAAACCTTCTTAAATGTTGTACAACCTAGACTTTCAGCAGCTTCACTCAAAGATACATCAATTTTTTTCAATGCTCCTGAAACATAGAGATATATAAATGGATATAATTTTAAAGTAAATACTAAGAGTATTCCTGAAAATCCATAAATTGTAGGTAGTTTTATTCCGAAAGAGTTTCTAAAAAACTCTGTTACAACTCCACTTCTACCACATAACAATACCCAAGAGTAAGCCCCTATAAATGGTGGTGACAACATTGAGATTATAATTAAAACTTCCATAAGTCCTTTTAATTTAACTTTATATGCTGTCATAAAATATGCTATTGGCACTCCGATTAAGATAGCTATTACAGTAACACAAGTAGTTACCTTAAAACTATTTAACAAACCTTGATAATAGTATTTTCTTCCAAAAAATCTAGCAAAATTTGTCAAACTCCACTGATCAGTTGCAGGATCCTTAAATCCACTTATAAACAGTGAAAAGAGTGGATATATTAAAAATAGTGTAAATATTAGGGCAATTATCAATGTTATACTTGTCCAAAAATCCCATTTGAATTTTTTATTCAACATATATCTCCACCCCTTTAATCAAACTTTTTTCTCCATCTGAAGAGAATATATTTATCTTTTTAGAATTAGGTTTTAAATATATCTTCTCTCCTACTTGATATATTCTATTTGCATGTCCTATATCTTGTGAAAACTCTAAAGCTGGCATATTTTCCACAATCTCATCTTTTAAAGCTTCCACTTCATAAGTATTGTATTTCCCTAAGAAAGTACTTGTTTTTATCTCTACTTCTATCCCTTTTTCAGCTATAGAGAACTCTTCTGGACGAATGGCTATCATAACACTTTCACCATCTTTGACACTGTCTAACAAATTATCCATCTCTATCTCATAACCACTTTTTAAAACTACAATTTTCTTATTATTTTCAACTCTTACTCTTCCTCTAAATAGATTAGAATAACCAATAAAAGTTGCTACAAATTGATTATATGGTCTTGTATATATATCGTGTGGAGCTCCTAATTGCTGTATTACCCCTTTATTTATAACTGCTATTCTATCTGAAATTGCCAAAGCTTCCTCTTGATCATGAGTTACATATACAGTTGTTATCCCAACTTTTTTCTGTACATCTCTTATAGCTGAACGCATCTCCAATCTCAATTTAGCATCTAAGTTAGAAAGAGGTTCATCCATCAATAAAACACTTGGATGAATTACAATTGCTCTTGCTAAAGCTACCCTCTGTTGTTGCCCTCCTGATAATCTCTCTGGTAATCTATCTTGGTACTCAGCTATTTTAACAACATCTAAGATATTGTCAACTTTACTTTTTATCTCATCTTTCTCTATTTTTCTCAATTTAAGTCCATACTCTACATTCTCTCTAACTGTCATATGTGGAAAAATAGCATAACTTTGGAAAACCATTCCTATATTTCTTTTATGGGCAGGAACATCATTGATTGCTTTATCATCAAAACAGATCTCTCCATCTTCAATACTATTAAATCCAGCTATCATTCTTAGAAGTGTAGTTTTTCCACAACCAGAAGGACCTAAAAGAGTAAAAAACTCTCCATTCTTTATTTTTACTGACATTCCAGGGATAATTACATTATCGCCAAATTTTTTTACTACATTATTTACATTTATAGCTACACTCATTTTCATCTCTCCTTATATATAAAATTGCCCATCAACATAGTATCAACTCTGTAAATGGGCAAATCATAATTACAACTTATTTTGTATAAATATCTTTAAATTTATCTAGCCAAACCGCTTTTTGAGATTTTACAACTTCAATATCATCTTCAATTACGTTGATATCTTCCAATCTTTTTAATCCTTTTCCAGGTTCAACATCTTTTCTGATACTTCTTCTATTCAACTGATTTGTAATCATTGTTTGAGCCTCTTTACTAGTTAAGAAATCAACAAATAATTTTGCATTTTCCAAGTTTTTACAATTTTTAATAATATATGTACCATCTGGTTTAACTATAACTCCCTCTTCCATATATACAACTTCCACTGGAGCATCAGAGTTTACATATTTTACAGCTCCCT
This portion of the Fusobacterium sp. SYSU M8D902 genome encodes:
- a CDS encoding ABC transporter ATP-binding protein, which translates into the protein MSVAINVNNVVKKFGDNVIIPGMSVKIKNGEFFTLLGPSGCGKTTLLRMIAGFNSIEDGEICFDDKAINDVPAHKRNIGMVFQSYAIFPHMTVRENVEYGLKLRKIEKDEIKSKVDNILDVVKIAEYQDRLPERLSGGQQQRVALARAIVIHPSVLLMDEPLSNLDAKLRLEMRSAIRDVQKKVGITTVYVTHDQEEALAISDRIAVINKGVIQQLGAPHDIYTRPYNQFVATFIGYSNLFRGRVRVENNKKIVVLKSGYEIEMDNLLDSVKDGESVMIAIRPEEFSIAEKGIEVEIKTSTFLGKYNTYEVEALKDEIVENMPALEFSQDIGHANRIYQVGEKIYLKPNSKKINIFSSDGEKSLIKGVEIYVE
- a CDS encoding iron ABC transporter permease — its product is MLNKKFKWDFWTSITLIIALIFTLFLIYPLFSLFISGFKDPATDQWSLTNFARFFGRKYYYQGLLNSFKVTTCVTVIAILIGVPIAYFMTAYKVKLKGLMEVLIIISMLSPPFIGAYSWVLLCGRSGVVTEFFRNSFGIKLPTIYGFSGILLVFTLKLYPFIYLYVSGALKKIDVSLSEAAESLGCTTFKKVSTIIMPLILPTLMSGGLLVFMNAMADFGTPMLIGEGYNVMPVLIYSEFVGEMGGNANFAAAMATVLVFITIVLFLGQKYIVNKKSFVMSSLRPIQPKELKGTKGILMHIFIYFVVILSIIPQITVIYTSFLKTRGSMFVREFSLESYEKVFSRMGNAIFNTYLYGGTAIVIIILLGMFIAYISTRKKNFLTGIIDTMTMFPYIIPGSVIGITLLLAFNSKPLLLSGTAIIIVISFVIRRLPYTLRSAAAILYQISPSLEEASISLGCSPVKTFFKITSIMMLPGVLSGAILSWITVINELSSSVILYTGFTRTMSVSIYTEVIRASYGTAAALSTILTVTTIISLLIFFRVTGGRNVNI